From Flavobacterium arcticum, the proteins below share one genomic window:
- the atpG gene encoding ATP synthase F1 subunit gamma encodes MANLKEIRNRIASVSSTMQITSAMKMVSAAKLKKAQDAITAMRPYSQKLTELLQNLSATMEGDNGGAFAEQRSINKVLVVAITSNRGLCGAFNTNVIKGVKAVQATYAGKQVDVLTIGKKGNDVLSKTCTITANESNVYDDLTFENVADIAQNIMDSFVAGNYDRIELVYNHFKNAATQLVLTEQFLPLAPLDTTDVNNSVDYIFEPSKEEIVANLIPLSLKTQLYKAIRDSFASEHGARMTAMHKATDNATDLRNQLKLTYNKARQASITNEILEIVGGAEALNN; translated from the coding sequence ATGGCAAACTTAAAGGAAATACGTAACAGGATTGCTTCCGTTTCATCGACAATGCAAATTACAAGTGCGATGAAAATGGTATCGGCAGCCAAGCTTAAAAAAGCGCAAGATGCTATAACGGCAATGCGCCCCTATAGCCAAAAGCTTACTGAGCTACTGCAAAATTTGAGTGCCACTATGGAGGGTGACAACGGAGGTGCATTTGCCGAGCAACGCTCGATAAATAAAGTCTTGGTTGTAGCCATTACATCCAACAGGGGTTTGTGCGGTGCCTTTAATACTAATGTAATAAAAGGTGTAAAAGCAGTACAAGCTACTTATGCTGGTAAGCAAGTAGACGTTTTAACCATTGGTAAAAAAGGTAATGACGTACTTAGTAAAACCTGTACCATTACGGCTAATGAAAGTAATGTTTATGACGATTTAACGTTTGAAAATGTTGCTGATATAGCACAAAATATTATGGATAGCTTTGTTGCTGGAAATTATGACAGAATAGAGCTTGTATATAACCATTTTAAAAATGCAGCGACACAATTAGTGCTTACAGAGCAGTTTTTGCCGTTAGCTCCTTTAGATACTACAGATGTAAACAACAGCGTTGATTATATTTTTGAGCCTTCTAAAGAAGAAATTGTAGCTAACCTTATACCATTATCGTTAAAAACACAGTTGTATAAAGCAATACGCGATTCTTTTGCATCAGAGCATGGAGCACGTATGACAGCTATGCACAAAGCAACTGATAATGCTACTGACCTAAGAAACCAGTTGAAACTTACGTATAATAAAGCACGTCAGGCATCTATTACTAACGAAATCCTTGAGATTGTTGGTGGTGCTGAAGCTTTGAATAACTAA
- a CDS encoding TIR domain-containing protein, with protein MIEGNKLKVFISYTVRDGEIDSHFLTKLNHQISEISTVYIDLIHNNSVNKQNRVVNELKKSDFIFLIRTEQTNNSKWVNKELSLARELNIPIVEFKHKELIKVGFQPIIKAIKHLNIKNNQRCS; from the coding sequence TTGATAGAAGGAAATAAACTAAAGGTATTTATTAGCTATACTGTTAGAGATGGAGAAATTGACAGCCATTTTTTAACTAAATTAAATCATCAAATATCTGAAATAAGTACAGTATACATTGATTTAATCCATAATAATTCTGTGAATAAACAAAATAGAGTCGTTAATGAATTGAAAAAATCAGATTTTATTTTTCTCATTAGGACTGAACAAACCAATAATTCTAAATGGGTAAATAAAGAACTATCTCTTGCTAGAGAACTTAACATCCCAATTGTAGAATTTAAACATAAAGAACTAATAAAAGTGGGTTTTCAACCAATTATAAAAGCTATAAAGCACCTTAACATAAAAAATAATCAAAGGTGTTCTTAA
- a CDS encoding lipopolysaccharide biosynthesis protein, with protein MSLFKNLFQQTAIYGIATVVPRMFSFVLTPLYTDILPEQEYGEVSIIFAWIVLFNVVLAYGMETAFFRFYTNEDSKKVQATSTISIFWTSIVFLGAALLGRNYLAEAAGIDVQYITYTIWVLVLDALVIIPFSKLRAEGRPLLYAVVKIGNVAVNLGLNVFFLLYLPKLATAQPDTLLGAMYVENFQIGYIFISNLIASLLTFLVLAPHYFRISWQFDKQLWAKMMRYSFPIMIAGIAFAINETFDRILLHNILPENIAEAEVGVYSACYKLAIFMTLFATAFRLGIEPFFFSHAKEKNAPQTYAMITRYFVIFGSIILLVVIVFADLLKVLIIRNESYWEGMAVVPLIIMANFFLGIYHNLSVWYKLSDKTKMGAYISIIGAIVTLGLNFALIPKYSYMGSAVATISAYTTMMVISYILGNKYYPIPYDMKKICGYLGLSIALSLVCFYFFRENYFVGVAAIVVYAGFIYINEKATLLRIIKQG; from the coding sequence TTGAGCCTTTTTAAAAATCTCTTTCAACAGACTGCTATATACGGTATCGCTACGGTAGTACCACGAATGTTTAGTTTTGTACTTACGCCACTATATACTGATATTTTACCAGAGCAAGAGTATGGAGAAGTATCTATTATTTTTGCATGGATTGTACTTTTTAATGTGGTATTAGCCTATGGTATGGAAACCGCATTTTTTAGGTTTTATACTAACGAAGATTCTAAAAAAGTACAAGCAACATCTACCATATCTATATTCTGGACATCGATTGTTTTTCTTGGAGCTGCCCTACTGGGGCGCAACTACCTTGCCGAAGCTGCAGGTATAGATGTACAATATATTACCTATACCATTTGGGTACTAGTGCTCGATGCGCTGGTTATTATACCATTTTCTAAACTGCGTGCCGAAGGCAGACCGCTATTGTATGCCGTCGTAAAAATTGGTAATGTAGCGGTCAATTTAGGATTAAATGTATTCTTCCTGCTCTATTTGCCAAAACTGGCTACAGCACAACCTGATACGCTTTTAGGCGCTATGTATGTAGAGAATTTCCAGATAGGGTATATATTTATATCAAACCTTATTGCGAGCCTGTTAACGTTCTTGGTATTAGCACCACATTATTTCCGTATCTCGTGGCAATTTGACAAGCAGTTATGGGCAAAAATGATGCGCTATAGTTTCCCGATAATGATTGCGGGGATTGCATTTGCCATAAATGAAACATTCGATAGAATATTACTCCACAACATACTGCCCGAAAATATAGCCGAAGCCGAAGTAGGTGTTTACTCTGCCTGCTATAAACTGGCAATATTCATGACGCTTTTTGCTACGGCATTCCGCTTAGGTATAGAGCCATTCTTTTTTAGCCATGCTAAAGAAAAGAATGCACCACAAACCTATGCCATGATAACCCGATATTTTGTAATATTTGGGTCGATTATATTACTGGTAGTAATAGTATTTGCAGATTTACTCAAAGTACTTATCATCCGTAACGAATCGTATTGGGAGGGTATGGCGGTAGTACCACTTATTATTATGGCTAATTTCTTTCTGGGTATTTATCATAACCTTTCGGTTTGGTATAAGCTATCAGATAAAACAAAAATGGGTGCCTATATTTCTATAATAGGAGCTATTGTTACCTTGGGGCTAAACTTTGCCCTCATACCTAAGTATAGCTATATGGGGTCGGCAGTTGCTACTATATCAGCTTATACCACCATGATGGTTATCTCTTATATATTAGGCAACAAGTATTACCCTATTCCTTATGATATGAAAAAGATATGCGGTTACTTGGGGCTTTCTATTGCGCTGTCGCTAGTGTGTTTTTACTTTTTCAGAGAAAATTACTTTGTAGGGGTAGCTGCAATAGTAGTCTATGCTGGGTTTATTTATATAAACGAAAAGGCAACATTACTGCGTATAATAAAGCAAGGGTAA
- the dut gene encoding dUTP diphosphatase, whose product MTVKIINRSQHALPNYETIASAGMDLRANLDEPVVLSPLGRAIIKTGLFIELPIGYEAQVRPRSGLAAKKGITVLNSPGTIDADYRGEIGVILVNLSNDAFTIENGERIAQLVIAKHERAEWQEVQELTETSRGEGGFGSTGVK is encoded by the coding sequence ATGACAGTTAAAATTATAAACCGTTCGCAGCATGCGTTGCCAAACTATGAAACGATTGCTTCGGCAGGTATGGATTTGAGGGCAAACCTTGACGAACCAGTAGTACTAAGCCCATTGGGCAGGGCTATTATAAAAACAGGATTATTTATAGAACTCCCTATAGGATATGAAGCCCAAGTGCGCCCTCGTAGCGGACTGGCAGCCAAAAAAGGCATCACGGTACTTAATAGCCCAGGTACAATAGACGCCGATTATAGAGGCGAGATAGGCGTGATTTTAGTAAATTTATCAAACGATGCTTTTACCATAGAAAATGGCGAAAGAATAGCCCAACTTGTTATTGCCAAACATGAACGTGCTGAATGGCAGGAAGTACAAGAGCTTACCGAAACCTCTAGGGGCGAAGGAGGGTTTGGTAGTACTGGGGTAAAGTAA
- a CDS encoding tetratricopeptide repeat protein has protein sequence MKSNRFSILTLLLLVFPLIAIAQDDDSIKTIGDKACECTKEISTDQVRDSIVKKINDCISSQILLDQMTSQFGTPEEIREEVSKLTDNDTVAEIGKNKGKNIVITMDKDFDEIQQYMFENCYAVKVLMSSNNAESKHSMSKNKKALQFYEEGEAHLVREEYDMAIVSFNKAVKKDPKFAFAWDNLGISYRKRGNYKEAIKCYEKSLEVDPTGKMPLQNLGVAYEYLKEYQKSAEVYDRYIIQYPNDPEGYYGAARMYYFAGDYAKGVDKAFKAYLMYKELQSPYISDAQQVISAMYNELKEKGKLDIFLEAAKNNNIEINE, from the coding sequence ATGAAAAGTAACCGTTTTTCTATTTTAACACTATTATTGCTGGTATTCCCATTAATAGCTATTGCACAGGATGATGATAGTATTAAAACCATTGGTGATAAAGCCTGTGAGTGTACGAAGGAAATAAGTACAGACCAAGTAAGAGATTCAATAGTAAAGAAGATAAATGATTGTATATCTTCACAAATATTACTGGATCAGATGACAAGTCAATTTGGCACTCCTGAAGAAATTAGGGAAGAAGTTAGCAAACTTACCGATAATGACACGGTCGCAGAGATTGGTAAAAATAAAGGTAAAAACATCGTTATTACGATGGATAAGGATTTTGATGAAATCCAACAGTATATGTTTGAGAATTGTTATGCTGTAAAAGTTTTAATGAGCTCTAACAATGCAGAGTCCAAACACTCCATGTCTAAGAATAAAAAAGCATTACAATTTTATGAAGAAGGAGAAGCGCATCTCGTGAGAGAAGAATATGACATGGCTATTGTTAGTTTTAATAAAGCCGTAAAGAAAGACCCAAAATTTGCCTTTGCTTGGGATAATTTGGGGATTAGTTATCGAAAACGTGGTAACTATAAAGAAGCTATAAAGTGTTATGAGAAATCACTTGAAGTAGATCCTACAGGAAAAATGCCGTTACAAAATTTGGGAGTAGCTTATGAGTATTTAAAAGAGTATCAAAAATCAGCAGAAGTATATGATAGATACATTATTCAGTACCCGAATGATCCTGAAGGTTATTATGGTGCAGCAAGGATGTACTATTTTGCAGGTGATTATGCAAAGGGAGTAGACAAAGCTTTTAAAGCTTACTTAATGTATAAAGAATTACAAAGCCCATATATAAGTGATGCTCAGCAAGTAATTTCTGCTATGTATAATGAACTCAAAGAAAAAGGTAAACTAGATATTTTTTTAGAAGCAGCCAAAAACAATAACATAGAAATCAACGAATAA
- a CDS encoding sugar phosphate nucleotidyltransferase, with protein sequence MKIIVPMAGRGSRLRPHTLTVPKPLIPIAGKPIVHRLVEDIAGVINQEIEEIAFIIHRSFGAPVEKDLVAIAEKLGAKGTIYYQDEPLGTGHAIMCAKESMSGPIVVAYADTLFRADFTLDTTADSVIWVKQVDDPSAFGVVQLNDKKEIVDFVEKPKDFVSDLAIIGIYYFKSGETLRSELQYLLDNNIVKGGEYQLTDALENMKQKGMKFVPGKVDEWMDCGNKNVTVDTNNRMLNFLHADGHNMIATSATVENSEIIQPCYIGENVVLKNSTVGPNVSLGDNTTVENTTIKNSLVQTNSVIKNAKLDNAMIGNNARFDGNFTTISIGDYSVLE encoded by the coding sequence ATGAAAATCATTGTCCCCATGGCAGGTCGCGGTTCGCGCCTTCGCCCACACACACTAACAGTACCAAAACCATTAATCCCTATTGCAGGTAAACCAATAGTGCACCGCTTAGTAGAGGATATTGCTGGTGTTATTAACCAAGAGATAGAAGAAATAGCATTTATAATACATAGAAGTTTTGGCGCACCAGTAGAAAAAGACCTTGTAGCTATAGCCGAAAAACTAGGTGCTAAGGGTACTATTTACTATCAAGATGAACCACTAGGTACAGGTCATGCCATTATGTGTGCGAAAGAGTCAATGAGTGGTCCAATAGTAGTTGCTTATGCCGATACACTATTTCGTGCCGATTTTACGTTAGATACTACAGCCGATAGTGTAATATGGGTAAAACAAGTAGATGACCCAAGTGCTTTTGGTGTTGTTCAGCTTAATGATAAAAAAGAAATAGTTGACTTTGTAGAGAAGCCAAAAGATTTTGTGTCAGATCTTGCTATTATAGGGATATACTACTTTAAGAGTGGAGAAACACTGCGTAGTGAGTTACAATACTTGTTAGATAATAACATTGTAAAAGGTGGCGAATACCAGCTTACAGATGCTTTAGAAAACATGAAGCAAAAGGGTATGAAGTTTGTGCCTGGTAAAGTAGATGAATGGATGGACTGTGGTAATAAGAATGTTACTGTAGATACTAATAATAGAATGCTTAACTTTCTGCATGCTGACGGACACAATATGATAGCAACATCGGCAACTGTAGAAAATAGCGAAATTATACAACCATGTTACATTGGCGAAAATGTAGTGTTAAAAAACAGTACAGTAGGGCCAAATGTATCGTTAGGCGATAATACCACAGTAGAAAATACTACTATTAAAAACAGTTTAGTACAAACCAATTCGGTAATAAAAAATGCTAAGTTAGATAATGCCATGATAGGTAATAATGCTCGTTTTGATGGTAATTTTACAACCATTAGCATTGGAGATTATTCGGTTTTAGAATAA